A DNA window from Setaria viridis chromosome 2, Setaria_viridis_v4.0, whole genome shotgun sequence contains the following coding sequences:
- the LOC117842316 gene encoding probable serine/threonine-protein kinase PBL28, translating into MEKGGFKMFNIVSSWNKRRRSRSLDQLNPWVYKPAELWQAKEQSPPPKKRNCTMVFTLKEMEEATNMFSDRNLIGKGGFGRVYRGVLKDGQIVAIKKMDLPTSKQADGEREFRVEIDILSRLDHPNLVTLIGYCADGKHRFVVYEFMPKGNLQDILNGIGEVKMDWPLRLRIALGAARALAYLHSSTAVGVPVVHRDFKSSNILLTEHFEAKISDFGLAKLMQQDQDLHTTTRVLGTFGYFDPEYALTGKLTLQSDVYAFGVVLLELLTGRRAIDLSQGPQEQNLIVGIHQVVGDRKRLRRVVDRDMAKGSYTVESVSMFAGLAARCVCFDSAARPSMPDCVKELQFIMYANMKI; encoded by the exons ATGGAAAAGGGAGGGTTCAAGATGTTCAACATAGTCTCATCCTGGAacaagaggaggagaagcagatcACTTGATCAGCTAAATCCAT GGGTGTACAAGCCGGCCGAGCTGTGGCAGGCGAAGGAGCAGAGCCCGCCACCGAAGAAGCGCAACTGCACGATGGTGTTCACGCtcaaggagatggaggaggccaCCAACATGTTCAGCGACCGgaacctcatcggcaagggcgGCTTCGGCCGGGTTTACAGAGGCGTGCTCAAGGATGGCCAG ATCGTTGCGATCAAGAAGATGGACCTGCCCACCTCCAAGCAGGCCGACGGCGAGCGCGAGTTTCGGGTAGAGATCGACATCCTGAGCAGGCTAGACCACCCCAACCTGGTGACGCTGATCGGCTACTGCGCCGACGGGAAGCACCGGTTCGTGGTCTACGAGTTCATGCCCAAAGGCAACCTCCAGGACATCCTCAACG gCATTGGGGAGGTGAAGATGGACTGGCCGCTGCGGCTGCGGATCGCGCTGGGCGCGGCGAGGGCGCTGGCGTACCTGCACTCCAGCACGGCCGTCGGCGTCCCCGTCGTCCACCGGGACTTCAAGTCCAGCAACATCCTCCTCACCGAGCACTTCGAGGCCAAG ATCTCGGACTTCGGGCTCGCCAAGCTGATGCAGCAGGACCAGGACCTGCACACGACCACCAGGGTCCTGGGCACGTTCGGCTACTTCGACCCCGAATACGCGCTG ACGGGGAAGCTGACGCTGCAGAGCGACGTGTACGCGTTCGGCGTGGTGCTGCTTGAGCTGCTGACGGGGCGGCGGGCCATCGACCTGAGCCAGGGGCCCCAGGAGCAGAACCTCATCGTGGGGATCCACCAGGTGGTGGGCGACCGGAAGAGGCTGCGCCGGGTAGTGGACCGGGACATGGCCAAGGGATCCTACACGGTGGAGTCGGTGTCCATgttcgccggcctcgccgcgcgcTGCGTCTGCTTCGACAGCGCCGCCCGGCCGTCCATGCCGGACTGCGTCAAGGAGCTCCAGTTCATCATGTACGCCAACATGAAGATATGA